ACGAATCGACGAGTCGGTCCCCCCCCTCGAACCAACTCCTCACTCGTCGTGTGCGTCGAGGATGCGCTGGAAGTAGGGCGTCATAACTCGGTGAGCCTGTTGATATTGCCGAGTATCGTGAAGTTCAACACCCAGTGTCCACCGCGCAGGTTCGGCCCCGAACCCCGACTGGCCTTCACGTGGTTTATCAGGGTAGGTCGGATCCTGTAGTGCCACGCGGAGTTCGAGCATCTGAGCGTGCATCATCGGTGTCCAGTAATCTCCACCGACCTTGTGCCGGCGCCACCCCTCGGCCGTTAGTTCGGCGTATTTGGAATCCACTCCTGTAACAGAGGCGCGCTGTTCGAAGGCCTCTTTCACCGGACTCCAGTCTACTCTGCCCAGCCGATCGTAATCAACTTCTCCGTCGACTCGGCATTCGTCTTCCAGATCATCCTTCGCCCACAGTGCATCTACTCGGGCTTTAGCTGCCTGATATGCCTCTTTGTCGTTCAGATGTGAGAACTGAAGTGCGTCCACAGCGGCAAACGCTTCAATCGCATCCTCACGATTCCGACGGTCGTGGTTGACGAAGCCTTGACCTAACTGATCAGCCATATACGACGCTGGTTGTTCTACGTTCGGGGGGAGGTATGGCTCCTCTGACCAGCTACTACGGCTTTCACTCATTGTTCAGCCTATGTTGGATTCCCAGTTGGAATAAGCATTGCTTTGGGAATATCGTTTCAGATAATTAGTGTTGGTTGATTTTGAAGAAGAGAATATGTGCTTTCCAGGCCCAGAATCCACAATATTTATCTTTTCAGCTAGTTCATTCATGCTATTATTTGAGCGCATTCATCAAATAGTATGTACGTTAACTATGATTTATCACATTACTGTTATAATAATTGCTGCAGATACAACCACCGCCGCGACCAGAATTGATAGAGCGTCGACACGGCGATGACGACGAGGAAGAAGCTCGCCCACAGGAGTGGGTCGACGGTCGAGATTAGCGGCGTGTCGGTAGACGCGAGTACGATGCTGAGCAACGAAATCGTCCCGATTGCCCGGTAGTAGGTTGCCCACGTGACACCGTATCGGGTGACGACCTCCATGTACAGATCGACCTGCCGCGCGGATTTGCGGAGGAGGATCGTCTTTCGGTCGCTGTCGTAGTCGACGATCCCCGCGTCGTCGAGTTTGGGGAGGTGCGTCTGGTGGAGGGAGACGTAGACGCTATCGCGGATGTTGCTCGGCGGGGGTGATTCGTTCGTCTCGATTTCGGCGATGTGTTCCGCGAGGTCGCGAAGCGATACCTCCCGCCCCCGATCCTGAAGACACTTGATGACGTTTCTCCGCCGGTCGTTTCGGAGAATGTCGTGGATGTCCGTTTCGGGAAGTACGTCGTCCGTCTGGAGTAGTCCGATGTTCATGTGTAGCGACCGGGTCGACCACAACAACAGGACAAAAGAGCATAGTTATCAGGAGCTTTCTCCGCGGACGGCCGAGCCTGAACACGCGGATAACAGCCAGTTAGCTGGTCTGGTCGGTCCGGATATTTCGGAGTTTCAGGCCGTCTCTGTGGTTAATGTATAATTAAGGCGCGAGCGCTACGCGCGCGCGAATGCCTCGTCGTGCCGTGTCATCCGGGCCGCTAGGGTAATGGGTCCTTTCCCCCGCTTAGTCCGACGTTATGTGAGAGAATTGGTGATTAGCTATGGGGGTAGATGTGTTGGATAGCAGTGTCGGCACACCCACGCTGGTCACGACGACGGTTCGACTCCGTCGGTGGGCATCCCCTCACGGGGGGAACACACCATGACGGACGAACGATTCGACATTTCGCGGCGGAAGGCATTGGCTGCTCTCGGCACCATCGGCGTCGCCTCGGCGGGCGCCGGACTGGGCACGAGCGCGTACTTCTCCGATCAGGAGACGTTCGAGAACAACCAGCTGACGGCCGGCACCCTCGATATGGGCGTGTCGTACTCGGCGCATTACTCGGACTGGAGCGACGACGAGGGCGAGGGCGTCGATGTCAACATGTGGGACGGTCCCGCGAACACGACGGGTACCGCGAACGATCTCACGGACGGCTACACCGGCCTGCCGGCGAACGACGCCTGGCTCATCGAGGTCGACGATCCGGCGCAGTTCCTCGAAAACACGGAAACCCAGTCGTACAACGCGGACACGGAACTCGTCTGTGAGGCCGGCGAAGCGATCTCGCAAGCCGACGACGCTCCCAAGCCCGTCATCGAGCTGGGCGACGTGAAGCCGGGTGACTTCGGCGAGGTTACGTTCAACTTCATCCTGTGTGATAACCCCGGGTACGTCTGGCTGAACGGCGGCCTCGTCAGTGAGAGCGAGAACGGCGTAACCGAACCCGAAGCCGACGACCCGGACGAGATGGCCGGAGTCGTCGAACTCCTCGACGTCGTCAAGGCGGCTGTCTGGATCGACAACGGCAACAACTACCAGGACGGCGACGAGATGATTCCCTCCTCCTACACCGGATCGCTCCGCGACGTGCTGGGCATGATCGAGGGCTCCAACGGGACGCCGCTCCCCGGCAACATGAACGCCGAAGCGGGCGGCGGGACCGGCGAACAGGGTTGCTTCTCCGCCGACGAAGAACACTCCATCGCGTTCGCGTGGTGGGTGCCGGTCGACCACGGCAACGAAATCCAGTCCGACAGCGCGACCTTCGACCTGGGTCTCTACACCGAGCAGTGCCGCCACAACGACGGTAGCGGCCTGAACAACGAGGGCCTCGAAGACGAGGTCGACGACGACGAGGAAGACAACAACGGGACGTAACGGCGCGACCGACCCACTCGGAGACGGCGTTTCCGACGCCGACGGCGGTTCGACTCCGCCGGTGGGCATCCCCTGGATGGGGAGCGAGGCCGCCTCACGGTGGTCAATCGGAGGATACCAAACCATGTCAAACGATTTCGAACTCTCACGGCGGAAGGCGCTCGCCGCGCTCGGCAGCATCGGCGTGGCATCGGCTGGGGCCGGACTCGGTACGTCCGCGTACTTCAGCGATCAGGAAACGTTCGAGAACAACCGGCTCGTGGCGGGCGAGCTGGACCTCAAGATGGACTGGGAGGAGCACTACTCCGACTGGTCGGCGGACGAGAACGATATCCGCGACGGTGAAGGCGAATTCGAAGTGCGGATGGAAGCCCCGGACAACCCCAGTGGATACCGGGAGTTCCCGCCGGGAGCGTCAGAGCCCTTGATCTGGGTTCCTGAACCGTCCGTGGACGACTTCATGGACAATACGTCTATCGAGGGATACCCCGACGCAGACAACGACGGTATCACGGAATTCCCGATAGAAGAAATGAACGGGCGGGCACCGTGCGACTACCTCGCTGATGTGGGTAACGACGATGAGGGCTTAGACCCGGACAGCGACGAACTGGGCCGGACGGATACCGACGACACGCGACTTGACGACGGCTCCCCGGCGCCGCTGATCAATCTGCAGGACGTAAAACCGGGCGACTTCGGGGAGATCACGTTCAGTACCCATCTCTGTGACAACCCCGGCTACCTCTGGATGAACATGCCGGGCGGTCTTGAGGCGAGCGAAAACGGCGTCACTGAACCCGAAGAGGACGACCCGGACGAGGGAGAGGGTGTTGAACTCGTCGAGAAGATTCAGACCGCCCTCTGGTACGATAACAACTGTGACAATCTCATCACGTGTGAAGAGAAAATCGACGTGATGGTCGTGGCCGATACGTCCGGGAGCATCGGAGGTAACCTCGACAACGGTATTCCGGGTGAGGATGTCGACATTCTAGCCAACGCAGCCAATACCTTCTTCACCGAGCTTGAAGCACGAACGACTACTGATGAAGTCCGGGCAGGGTTACTGACATTCAACGGACCGAGTGATGCTGGTGAAGATGATCCGACGGTGTTCAATAGGCCCGCTCTCCGCGCTGGCCTAGGCCCACTCGATCAGTTCGATGTTGACAGCGACGGAAGCCCCGACCTCAGAGAATTCTTACCCACTAGAGGGAGCGGTAACACGCCCACGCCCCACGCGCTGGATCTGGCTCGGAAGGTTCTCAACGATCAGGGTCGACCGGATGCGAAACAAGTTATCGTCCTCGCCACCGACGACAATCCGGATTACGTCGGTGGCGACTCTCCCACCATCCCGTACACCGTTACGGAAGGTGAAGGAAGCCCACTTCCGGCAGGACCGAGCTACACGTCAGAGGTCTACGCTGGCAACAGTGATGGATTCAGTTCTACCACGGAACAAGATGAGACTGCGGATGCAGCTGAAAGCGTCCAACAAGATGGAATAGAAATCCGGGTCGCTGGGATCGGCGTGGATGATCTCGTCCTCCTGAGAGACCGTGTCGCTGGAGATGATGGTGACCAAACTATGGCACAGCCGGACTTCTTCGACGAGGCCACGATTGACAACGTCGTGACAGTTGCTGAAGGAATAGTGCAAGACATTGTCGGAGGAACTGGGCGCTGTGACGAAGTCATCTTTACAGGAAGCCTCGGCGAACTCGAAAACGCCCTCACCGCCAACGGTGGTCGCGGAATTCCGCTCGATGGGGATCGCGGAACCCAGTTCGACGAACTGAACGGGGACGAAAACGACGAGAATCGGGAGTGCTTCCTGGCCTCCGGTACCAACTGCTTCGGCCTCGCCTGGTGGCTCCCCGAGAACCACGGCAACGAGGTCCAGTCCGATTCGGTCCGCTTCGACCTCGGCTTCTACACCGAGCAGTGCCGCCACAACGACGGCAGCGGCATGAACAACGAGAACGTCGACGCCTGATCGCAGACGGCTCGCTCCCCACCCTACCCACGCTGGTGCCGGACGTTCCGGGTTACGCCGGACGCCCCTACGACGGTTCGATTCCGTCGGTGGGCCTACATGCCGCTCGATTCGCTCACTCGACGACGGATTCTCGCCGCGGCCGGGAGCGTCGGGGCTCTCTACCTTGGCGTGGATCGCGCCGGTGCCGCCCTCGGCTACGAACCGGTCGATCTGAACCAACGGGCGGTGAACGGCACGTACGCGCGCACGAACGAGTTCACACAGGCGCCGCCACGGATCGCCCTCTCGTGGCGCGAAATCGTGAACGGCGAGAGACAGGAAGACACGGGGCTCACGACGGACGCGGAGGGCGAGACGGGCGACGTGGGACTGGTCGTCGACGAGGCGGTGATGCCGGGCGACAGTGGATCGGTGACGATGCGGGCCGAGTTGCTCGAGCGCGACACGCCGACCGTCGATTCCGTCGCGCTCTATCTCCTCCTTCGGCTCTCCGATACGGCGGAAAACGGCGTGAACGAACCCGAGTTGGACGCCGGAGATTCTCCGGGCGAAGACGGCGGGGAGCTGCAGGATCACACGGAGATTTCCGTCTGGATCGACGAGGGAATCTTCACCGGGAACGGCGAACTGGAGGAGCTACCGGTCATCGGGGACAACACCGTCGCGGAGGGCACTCTCGCAGAGGTCGCCGATCCGGATCCGAAAGGGACTGGGGACGGCGAGTATCGGATCAGGATCGACGGGACCGACTGTTTCTCGCCGGGCGACGAAGTGTACGTCTCCTTCGAGTGGCGGATTCCTGACACCGTCGGGAACATCATCCAGAGCGATTCGGCCACCTTCCAGGTTGCCTTCGATCCGCGGCCGTGCACGGAGGGGTAACCAATGCCTAAACGGGTCATTAATCGGACGTTAGGCAGTCGATTAACGGCCACGTATACCGGTTCAGGCCGGCGATTTGTGGATTTTTCGCCTGCGGATATCGAAACGGCGGCACCCGCCGTTCAGACCCGGCTTCAGGATCGCCTTACCTTCTGCCCTGTCCTGTCAAAGCGACGGATAACTAAGGCCGTTAGAAGGCTCGTTAGTGGTGATGGACGCAACGGGGGAGATCGACGAGTGGCCGAGTCATACGGGGGACTGGCTGTGACGATAGCCGACTCTCGTCGGGTGGCTGTTCCCACGCGGAGCCGGAGGTGTGGAGCGTGAGTCTCGTCGGTGACCGCGACGTGCCACGGCTGGCGGTGAACGGTCTGATCATCCTCGTGATCGCCGCCGTCGTCGCGCCTTTCATCGTGTACGCCGTTCCGGGCGTCGTCGGGGCGGACCACGGACTCGTCGTCCTCTCCGGCAGCATGGAACCGCGGATGAGTCCCGGCGACGCCGTCATCGTCCGAGAAGTGCCGCCCTCCGAGATCGAACGGCAGGACATTATCACGTACCAACGGCAGGGAAGCGACACGCCGACGACCCACCGCGTGATCGAGAAGCAGTCGACCGAAAACGGCGTCGCCTACGTCACGAAAGGCGACGCCAACGAGGAGCGTGACCGTGGAACCGTCTCACACGATCGGGTAGTGGGCGAGGTCATCTTCGTGATTCCGTTCATCGGTCACGTGATCCAGTTCGCCAACACACAGCTCGGCTTCCTCGTGCTCGTGCTCACGCCGATGGTGCTGTTCGTCCTCTCGGAGCTTTGGGAACTGGCGAAATCGGTCCGTGACCCCGAAACTGGGGGCGAAGACGGCTCGCCCGCCGCGGACGAGCCACCGGCTGTGACCACGACGGCTGCGGAGACCAGCTCCACCACCGACGACGAGTCCGACGGCTTCACGCTCACGCGGTCGAGCCTCCAACTGGTCTTACTCCTCTTCGGGCTGTACGTCCCGTACAGCGCGTACGTAGCGTATACGACCCAGGAAGCGTGGTCTATCGCCGTCGCGACCGGGACAGCTATCGGGTTCCTGTTCTGCCTCGTGCTCTATCTGGCCAGCCGCGGTTCCGGTTCGAATTCGGGGGCGACCCGCTCCGTCGACGGCGTCGTCCGGCGTGGCGAGTTGCCGGCCGGGATCAGTGACCGAACCACGATTCCGCTCGAATCGGTCGAATCGTTGGTCCAGATGGCGCTGGACCGCGACGACTGGGTCATCTACGACGAGGAGCAGGACACGTACTACATGACCCGTGACGACGCCCTCTATCTACACCGTGCTGCCCCCGAAACCGACGGTGGGACGGCGGTCGATGGGGGCGATCCGGCGTCCAACGACACGGTCGATTCGGCGGGGAGCCCCGCGGATGGCGATCACTCGCGACCGACGGGCGGTGATGGGACGTGACCGATCCCCGCTCCCTGTCGCGCCGAAAGCTCCTGTGGGCGCTGACCACCGTGGGAGCTGCGGCGTCGACCGGGGGCGGAGCGGCCGCGCTGTTTCACGACTCGGAGACGTTCGGCGAGTCGAGGGTATCGGCCGGCGTGGTCGACCTGGAGGCCGAGCCGTCGTGGGGGAACGACGACTCGCTCGGGACGATATCGACGGGTGAGAGCGGGAGCCGGGAGGTCCGACTCACCCTCGTCGACAACCCGTCCTACGTCTGGTTCCGGACGGAGTGTACACAGTGTCTGGACGTCGAAGAGGCGCTGTACGTTCGATACGGGATCGACACCAGCGGGGACGGGGAGATAGACATGCCGATCACGGACGGATACATAACCCTCCGCGAGGCACGCGACCGGTTCGGAACCGGCGAATTCGTCGGTACACTCCAGCCCGACGCGGAGTGGCTGCTCGTCGCCGAGTGGGAGCTTCGTGAATGGGTCGAGGATACCGACGTGTCGCTCTCGTTCGACTTCTACGCGACACAAACCCGACACGTGTCCGATCCGAGCGATATCGAGCTTCCGTGGTCCTGTGTGGACTGTGGCGATCCGACGGGTGATCCGTCGGACGGGGACGACGTCGTGTCGGAGATAAGCTGGGTGGCGTTCTGTGGCAGTTCGGCGTTCGACACCGACTTCACACCGCAGCTGACCGACGAGGGTCGGACGCTCCTGCTCGACACCGACGCGTACACGATCCCCGATACGGTCGAGACGGTCGCGATCAAGTACGGACGGACGATCGAGGTCTTCACGTACGGTAGTCAGGACTCGCTCACGGTCGGCGTCAACGACGGGACCACGTACCCGAAACTGGACGGACGGGGTAACGGGTACGCGAACACCTCTCGCAGCAGTTCGAACTTCTGTGACGGCGAGGACGGCTGTAAGTACGAGTTCGACGACGGCGAGTGGGAATGCACCAACGGGAGGCCGAACCGCGCGCTTCGCGGTCGTCTCGGAGGTAAGCGCTGATGTCGCGACTCGACGATCCCGGATTCGACTGGACGGCCGTCGTCACGCTCTTCGTCGTGTTCGCTGTCGTCGTCTCCGGCGCCGGTGGCGGGACGTACGCCGTTCTCTCCGACATCGAGAACACCACGGGGACCCTGTCCATCGAACAGGTCGTCCAGAACGAGCAGTACCAGGTCTACGATGTCTCTTGTGACGTGATCGAGGAGGGCAACGTCGTCGAGACGTCCTCCGACGCCAGCGAGATGAGAAGCCTCCGGGACTTCGAGATCCCGGATCGGGAGGGCTGTGTCAAGGTGTCCGTCTGGCTCCAACCCTCTGCATTCGGCGATTCGTCGCCAAAGAACGCGACCATCGCCCACCGGCACGAGGGAGAGTGGAAGTACCTCAACACCTCGGTCAAGTGGAACACCGAAGGCTGGATGATCGAGCTGTCGGCGTACACGGAGAGCTACAGTCCGTTCGCCGTGTTCGTCCCCAACGAATCACGGCAGACCACGCAGTTCGCCGACCCCCTCGTCCCGGCGAACGCGTCGACGGATAACGGAACGGCGGCACCGACGGTGACGCCCACGCCGACACCGACAGCCACTCCGACGCCGACACCCGAGCCGACGGCGCCGCCCACGCCGACACCGACAGCCACTCCGACGCCGACACCCGAGCCGACGGCGCCGCCCACGGACGAGCAGGACTCCGGTGGTGGTGGCGGTGGCGGCGGCGGTGCGTCTGGAGCGGCGACGGACGACGATGACCACGGGTCCGACTTCGCCGACGATGACGACGGTTCCGACACCTCGTCCGACGAGTCGACGAACCCATCCGAGGACGGCTCGGAGGACGAGAGTTCCGGTGAGGGTGCGGACGAGTCGTCGGACGAGAATTCGACGGACGATGGTTCGGAGGAGTCGTCCACCGACGGCGAGTCGGATGATGAATCGGAGGACACCTCCGGTGACGACGAGTCGGACGATGGAACGGACGACGAGTCGGACGATGGAACGGACGACGAGTCGGACGATGGAACGGACGATACCTCGGGCGACGACGGATCGGAGGACACCTCCGGTGACGACGAGTCGGACGATGGAACGGACGACGAGTCGGACGATGGAACGGACGATACCTCGGGCGACGACGGATCGGAGAACACCTCCGGTGACGACGAGTCGGACGATGGAACGGACGACGAGTCGGACGATGGAACGGACGATACCTCGGGCGACGACGGATCGGAGAACACCTCCGGTGACGACGAGTCGGACGATGGAACGGACGACGAGTCGGACGATGGAACGGACGACGAGTCGGACGATGGAACGGACGACGAGTCGGACGATGGAACGGACGACGAGTCGGACGATGGAACGGACGATACCTCGGGCGACGACGGATCGGAGGACACCTCCGGTGACGACGAGTCGGACGATGGAACGGACGACGAGTCGGACGATGGAACGGACGATACCTCGGGCGACGACGGATCGGAGAACACCTCCGGTGACGACGAGTCGGACGATGGAACGGACGACGAGTCGGACGATGGAACGGACGATACCTCGGGCGACGACGGATCGGAGAACACCTCCGGTGACGACGAGTCGGACGATGGAACGGACGACGAGTCGGACGATGGAACGGACGACGAGTCGGACGATGGAACGGACGACGAGTCGGACGATGGAACGGACGACGAGTCGGACGATGGAACGGACGACGAGTCGGACGATGGAACGGACGATACCTCGGGCGACGACGGATCGGAGAACACCTCCGGTGACGACGAGTCGGACGATGGAACGGACGACGAGTCGGACGATGGAACGGACGATACCTCGGGCGACGACGGATCGGAGAACACCTCCGGTGACGACGAGTCGGACGATGGAACGGACGACGAGTCGGACGATGGAACGGACGACGAGTCGGACGATGGAACGGACGATACCTCGGGCGACGACGGATCGGAGGACACCTCCGGTGACGACGAGTCGGACGATGGAACGGACGATACCTCCGGTGATGACGGGTCGACCGATGGAGGGGACACCTCCGGCGATGACGGGTCGACCGATGGAGCAGACGACAACGAGTCGGATGACGGATCGGATGACACCTCCGGTGATGACGGGTCGACCGATGGAGGGGGCACCTCCGGTGACGACGGCGGCTCGGACGGGAGCAGCAGCGGCAGTAGCCCGTCCGGATCGGACGGAAGCACTAGCGACGACTCACAATGACTCTGGGTGACGCCGAACTGTTACGGGCGGTCCGCCGGTTCCGACGCGCGATCAGCAACCAGTCGACCCGTCGATGGCTCGGCCCCCTCGTCGGTACTGGCTCGTGGCTCCTCAGGCTCTCGGGGATGCGGCCACGCGCACCGAAGCGAAACGTCATCCTCGGGCTGATTTATCTCTACGCGCTGCTGGTTCTGGTGTCGGTCGGTTCTGTCTGACTGTCGTAACGCCTAATAGTCGAACACACCTTTTTTGGACAATGAGAGTAACACGAACGCAACGGAGGTGGGACCGTGGGGGTTGAAATAAAGGAGTCCGCCGTCTCGGACGCGGCGTTCGAGGAAATGAAGCAGTTCGTCTCGGACTACCTCGCCGCGAGCGTCGAGAACGAGGACGACGGCGGGCGGATGCGGTGGTATCCGTGGCACAGCGCCGAGTACCGATTCAACCACACGCTGAACGTCGTCGACCTGGCGGCCGATATCGCCCGCCGCGAAGGCGCCGACGTCGACGTGGTTCGCGTGGCGGCGCTGTTTCACGACATCGCGAAACTCGAAGCCGAACAGGAACGCC
This window of the Haloplanus rubicundus genome carries:
- a CDS encoding DUF7344 domain-containing protein, coding for MNIGLLQTDDVLPETDIHDILRNDRRRNVIKCLQDRGREVSLRDLAEHIAEIETNESPPPSNIRDSVYVSLHQTHLPKLDDAGIVDYDSDRKTILLRKSARQVDLYMEVVTRYGVTWATYYRAIGTISLLSIVLASTDTPLISTVDPLLWASFFLVVIAVSTLYQFWSRRWLYLQQLL
- a CDS encoding SipW-dependent-type signal peptide-containing protein, which encodes MTDERFDISRRKALAALGTIGVASAGAGLGTSAYFSDQETFENNQLTAGTLDMGVSYSAHYSDWSDDEGEGVDVNMWDGPANTTGTANDLTDGYTGLPANDAWLIEVDDPAQFLENTETQSYNADTELVCEAGEAISQADDAPKPVIELGDVKPGDFGEVTFNFILCDNPGYVWLNGGLVSESENGVTEPEADDPDEMAGVVELLDVVKAAVWIDNGNNYQDGDEMIPSSYTGSLRDVLGMIEGSNGTPLPGNMNAEAGGGTGEQGCFSADEEHSIAFAWWVPVDHGNEIQSDSATFDLGLYTEQCRHNDGSGLNNEGLEDEVDDDEEDNNGT
- a CDS encoding vWA domain-containing protein, giving the protein MSNDFELSRRKALAALGSIGVASAGAGLGTSAYFSDQETFENNRLVAGELDLKMDWEEHYSDWSADENDIRDGEGEFEVRMEAPDNPSGYREFPPGASEPLIWVPEPSVDDFMDNTSIEGYPDADNDGITEFPIEEMNGRAPCDYLADVGNDDEGLDPDSDELGRTDTDDTRLDDGSPAPLINLQDVKPGDFGEITFSTHLCDNPGYLWMNMPGGLEASENGVTEPEEDDPDEGEGVELVEKIQTALWYDNNCDNLITCEEKIDVMVVADTSGSIGGNLDNGIPGEDVDILANAANTFFTELEARTTTDEVRAGLLTFNGPSDAGEDDPTVFNRPALRAGLGPLDQFDVDSDGSPDLREFLPTRGSGNTPTPHALDLARKVLNDQGRPDAKQVIVLATDDNPDYVGGDSPTIPYTVTEGEGSPLPAGPSYTSEVYAGNSDGFSSTTEQDETADAAESVQQDGIEIRVAGIGVDDLVLLRDRVAGDDGDQTMAQPDFFDEATIDNVVTVAEGIVQDIVGGTGRCDEVIFTGSLGELENALTANGGRGIPLDGDRGTQFDELNGDENDENRECFLASGTNCFGLAWWLPENHGNEVQSDSVRFDLGFYTEQCRHNDGSGMNNENVDA
- a CDS encoding signal peptidase I, which encodes MSLVGDRDVPRLAVNGLIILVIAAVVAPFIVYAVPGVVGADHGLVVLSGSMEPRMSPGDAVIVREVPPSEIERQDIITYQRQGSDTPTTHRVIEKQSTENGVAYVTKGDANEERDRGTVSHDRVVGEVIFVIPFIGHVIQFANTQLGFLVLVLTPMVLFVLSELWELAKSVRDPETGGEDGSPAADEPPAVTTTAAETSSTTDDESDGFTLTRSSLQLVLLLFGLYVPYSAYVAYTTQEAWSIAVATGTAIGFLFCLVLYLASRGSGSNSGATRSVDGVVRRGELPAGISDRTTIPLESVESLVQMALDRDDWVIYDEEQDTYYMTRDDALYLHRAAPETDGGTAVDGGDPASNDTVDSAGSPADGDHSRPTGGDGT